In one window of Tumebacillus algifaecis DNA:
- a CDS encoding cell division protein FtsL, which yields MSMYRDNLARPLPKQQEAVPYQQPQRTGAAPRSEKSKQEAKEKLKWLGTILVCIIIALGLVSRYASMVSLNYEVERQKLELQSHQDDRLKLEQQTLELESPERIKSYASNKLGMKSVEDKNLIILPGSQN from the coding sequence ATGTCGATGTACCGGGATAATCTTGCACGCCCCTTGCCGAAACAGCAAGAGGCGGTTCCCTATCAACAACCGCAAAGAACGGGAGCAGCCCCCCGCTCGGAAAAGTCGAAACAGGAAGCGAAAGAAAAATTGAAGTGGCTGGGCACGATCTTGGTCTGCATCATCATCGCTCTCGGGCTGGTCTCCCGCTATGCGTCGATGGTCTCGCTCAACTATGAAGTCGAGCGGCAAAAGCTCGAACTGCAGTCGCATCAGGATGACAGGCTCAAATTGGAGCAGCAGACGCTCGAGCTGGAATCGCCGGAGCGCATCAAAAGCTATGCTTCGAACAAGCTCGGGATGAAATCGGTGGAAGATAAGAACCTGATCATTCTGCCGGGGAGCCAAAACTAA
- the rsmH gene encoding 16S rRNA (cytosine(1402)-N(4))-methyltransferase RsmH has translation MPKETTFHHVSVFANEAVEALIPEPDHIYVDCTLGGAGHSGRILQASSPTGRLIAIDQDLTAIENAKKVLAAYEGRFTIVHSNFRRLEEIVAEQGLSGVDGVLFDLGVSSPQLDEGERGFSYQHDAPLDMRMDKTQPFTAYDLVNTYSQEELAKILFEYAEEKWSKRIAEFIVRERANGSINTTGQLVDIIKAAIPAAARREGPHPAKRTFQAIRIAVNDELNVFAEAIQQAIRVLNPGGRVAIITFHSLEDRIAKLALQEAAKGCICPPQLPICQCSNEPKVRLVTRKPIMPSEEELASNPRARSAKLRIAEKL, from the coding sequence ATGCCAAAAGAAACCACATTTCATCATGTTTCCGTATTTGCCAATGAGGCTGTGGAGGCTCTGATTCCGGAGCCAGATCATATCTATGTAGACTGCACGCTCGGCGGAGCAGGACACTCGGGGCGCATCTTGCAGGCCAGTTCGCCGACCGGCCGCCTGATCGCGATCGACCAAGACTTGACCGCCATTGAAAACGCCAAAAAAGTGCTGGCTGCGTACGAAGGCCGCTTTACGATCGTCCACTCCAATTTTCGCCGATTAGAGGAGATCGTAGCTGAGCAAGGCCTGTCGGGCGTAGATGGAGTGCTTTTTGATCTTGGCGTATCTTCGCCGCAACTGGACGAGGGCGAGCGTGGGTTCTCTTACCAACACGATGCACCGCTTGACATGCGAATGGATAAAACACAGCCGTTCACTGCGTACGATCTGGTGAACACGTATAGCCAGGAAGAACTGGCCAAAATTTTGTTTGAGTATGCGGAAGAAAAGTGGTCGAAGCGCATCGCCGAATTTATTGTGCGTGAAAGAGCAAATGGATCGATCAATACGACCGGGCAATTGGTTGACATCATCAAGGCGGCGATCCCGGCCGCAGCGCGCAGGGAAGGGCCACACCCCGCGAAACGGACGTTTCAAGCGATCCGCATCGCGGTAAACGATGAGCTGAACGTCTTCGCCGAGGCGATTCAGCAAGCGATCCGGGTACTGAATCCGGGTGGACGCGTGGCGATTATCACCTTCCATTCTTTGGAGGACCGCATTGCCAAACTGGCCTTGCAGGAAGCGGCGAAAGGTTGTATCTGTCCGCCGCAGTTGCCGATTTGCCAGTGTAGCAACGAGCCGAAGGTGCGATTGGTCACCCGCAAGCCGATCATGCCGTCTGAGGAAGAACTGGCGTCAAACCCAAGGGCACGTTCCGCCAAATTGCGCATCGCCGAGAAACTCTAA
- the mraZ gene encoding division/cell wall cluster transcriptional repressor MraZ translates to MFMGEFQHSIDEKGRLIIPAKFRDDLGASFVVTRGLDNCLFVYPRSEWETIESKLKSLPFTRADARAFSRFFFSGATECDLDKQGRANIPNNLREYAKLHRDCVVIGVSGRVEIWAKEVWDEYTLHAADTFGEIAEKLVDLDL, encoded by the coding sequence ATGTTCATGGGTGAATTTCAACACAGCATCGACGAAAAAGGACGACTGATCATCCCGGCCAAATTCCGGGACGACCTTGGTGCGTCTTTTGTGGTCACCCGCGGCTTGGACAATTGCCTGTTTGTATACCCCAGAAGCGAGTGGGAGACGATAGAGTCGAAGTTGAAAAGTCTTCCATTTACGAGGGCGGATGCACGCGCCTTTTCTCGATTTTTCTTTTCCGGAGCGACGGAGTGCGACTTGGACAAACAAGGACGCGCCAACATCCCGAACAATTTGCGCGAGTACGCGAAGCTACATCGCGACTGCGTGGTGATCGGGGTTTCGGGAAGAGTGGAAATCTGGGCTAAGGAAGTGTGGGACGAATACACACTGCATGCAGCCGATACTTTCGGGGAAATTGCGGAAAAACTTGTAGACTTAGACCTGTAA